Below is a genomic region from Sphingopyxis terrae subsp. terrae NBRC 15098.
CTCGCGAGCCCGAAATGCTGCAGGAAAGCGTCGGTGGTCTTGTAGATCAGCGGCCGCCCCGGCACCTCGCGCCGCCCGGCAGGCGCGATCCATTCGGCCTCCATCAGCACGTCCAGCGTCCCTTTCGACGTCTGAACGCCGCGGATCGCCTCGATCTCGGCGCGGCTCACCGGCTCGTGATAGGCAATGATCGCCAGCACTTCCGCCGCGGCGCGCGACAGCTTGCGCGGATCGTCGCGTTCGCGGCGGAGCAGATGCGCAAGATCGGCGGGGGTCTGGAAATGCCAGTGGCCGCCGCGCTCGACCAGTTCGATACCGCTCCCCGCGTGGCGCGCCGCGATCGCCTGCAGAATCGCGCGCACTTCGCCCGGCGTCAGTTCGTCGTGGAAACGCCCGGCAATCTGTCGCGCATCGAGCGCTTCGTCGCTGGCAAAGACCATTGCCTCTATCGCGCGTTCGCGGTCGTCGATCTCGCTCATCCCTGGCTCGCTTTCAGATAGAGGGGCTCGAACGCCGCCTCCTGCCGCAATTCGACCCGCCCCTGCCGCGCCAGTTCGAGCGCGGCGACAAAGCTCGA
It encodes:
- the scpB gene encoding SMC-Scp complex subunit ScpB; translation: MSEIDDRERAIEAMVFASDEALDARQIAGRFHDELTPGEVRAILQAIAARHAGSGIELVERGGHWHFQTPADLAHLLRRERDDPRKLSRAAAEVLAIIAYHEPVSRAEIEAIRGVQTSKGTLDVLMEAEWIAPAGRREVPGRPLIYKTTDAFLQHFGLASRKDLPGIEDLRAAGLLDPVDLAFDAAMDELDLVKDGEEA